A single Drosophila ananassae strain 14024-0371.13 chromosome 3L, ASM1763931v2, whole genome shotgun sequence DNA region contains:
- the LOC26513737 gene encoding uncharacterized protein LOC26513737 isoform X1: MKASLIASFILVVIFVVAVSSQNSHENDEGFDYSVGSKSVKKSKTKSRRSQSCRRKVQRSCTSSSKSCGRLGKANICTSFENDCQRQLSNCDSAIPTKFYRKVNSNLCRGLPKNTPKPCGSGSKSNNSYTPIIKA; encoded by the exons ATGAAGGCATCTTTGATCGCGAGTTTCATCCTGGTTGTGATTTTTGTCGTTGCGGTTTCATCCCAAAACAGCCATGAGAACGATGAGGGGTTCGATTATTCAGTTGGAAGTAAATCAgtaaaaaaatccaaaactaAATCCCGCAGATCCCAAAGTTGTCGTCGTAAGGTCCAAAGGAGCTGTACATCTTCTAGCAAGTCCTGTGGCCGTCTCGGAAAGGCCAACATCTGTACATCCTTTGAGAACGATTGTCAGCGTCAGTTGAGCAATTGCGATAGTGCTATCCCAACAAAGt TTTACCGCAAAGTGAATTCTAATCTCTGTCGGGGATTACCCAAGAATACTCCTAAACCCTGTGGCAGTGGTTCCAAATCTAATAACAGCTATACCCCTATTATTAAGGCTTAG
- the LOC6495678 gene encoding uncharacterized protein DDB_G0271670 encodes MRWGLALLVLVALVVVATEAQKNKRTTKARVLANTTPRKSRTIKANRQLKTRTGNTKRSLNARRSSRTSRRRSAIIIGSGSTSSSSSSSTPAARCVTTTCNANTNVCGRWASTRRCHRFRNNCQLERTNCNASGSSWNRVNIGNCSSISVNSSGTCTSTFSTSSSSSGSGWSNILSSILGTSSTSSSSNVIPIIIRRG; translated from the exons ATGCGTTGGGGGCTGGCTCTTTTGGTTCTGGTGGCCTTGGTTGTCGTGGCCACGGAggctcaaaaaaataaaagaactaCAAAAGCCCGGGTTTTGGCCAATACCACGCCCCGAAAATCACGGACCATCAAAGCGAACCGTCAATTAAAAACTCGAACTGGAAATACAAAGAGATCGCTGAACGCCCGTCGGTCCTCCAGAACTTCCCGGCGGCGATCGGCCATTATAATTGGTAGTGGAAGCACCAGTTCCAGTAGCAGCAGCTCCACTCCTGCCGCCCGTTGTGTGACCACCACCTGTAATGCCAACACCAATGTCTGTGGCAGGTGGGCTTCCACCAGGAGATGCCATCGATTCAGGAACAATTGTCAGTTGGAACGAACCAATTGCAATGCAAGTGGATCAA GCTGGAACAGAGTCAATATTGGCAACTGCTCTAGTATTTCGGTGAACTCTTCTGGAACATGTACCAGCACTTTCTCCACATCCAGCTCATCCTCCGGTTCTGGATGGTCCAACATATTGTCCTCCATCCTGGGCACATCCTCGACATCATCCTCGTCGAATGTGATTCCCATAATTATAAGAAGAGGTTAA
- the LOC6494933 gene encoding uncharacterized protein LOC6494933 gives MKVLALIVSVLLILNLGVQMEARLLLTNGNGFFCLWTTKRTCSKTTPTCVRIASNAAATTFSCKYYRSQCQFLLETCKGSSLYGFGTSVNADTYCVTNNIAVGSTGVCT, from the exons ATGAAAGTCCTGGCTTTGATTGTGTCCGTCCTGCTGATCCTTAATCTGGGAGTTCAGATGGAGGCCAGACTGCTCCTGACCAATGGCAATGGCTTCTTTTGTCTCTGGACCACGAAAAGGACCTGCTCCAAGACCACTCCCACCTGCGTTCGAATCGCATCTAATGCAGCTGCCACAACATTTTCGTGTAAATATTACCGGAGTCAGTGTCAGTTTCTTCTAGAAACTTGTAAAGGATCATCAC tTTATGGCTTTGGAACCTCAGTTAATGCTGATACGTATTGTGTAACTAACAATATTGCAGTTGGAAGCACTGGAGTCTGCACTTAG
- the LOC26513737 gene encoding uncharacterized protein LOC26513737 isoform X2, translating into MKASLIASFILVVIFVVAVSSQNSHENDEGSQSCRRKVQRSCTSSSKSCGRLGKANICTSFENDCQRQLSNCDSAIPTKFYRKVNSNLCRGLPKNTPKPCGSGSKSNNSYTPIIKA; encoded by the exons ATGAAGGCATCTTTGATCGCGAGTTTCATCCTGGTTGTGATTTTTGTCGTTGCGGTTTCATCCCAAAACAGCCATGAGAACGATGAGGG ATCCCAAAGTTGTCGTCGTAAGGTCCAAAGGAGCTGTACATCTTCTAGCAAGTCCTGTGGCCGTCTCGGAAAGGCCAACATCTGTACATCCTTTGAGAACGATTGTCAGCGTCAGTTGAGCAATTGCGATAGTGCTATCCCAACAAAGt TTTACCGCAAAGTGAATTCTAATCTCTGTCGGGGATTACCCAAGAATACTCCTAAACCCTGTGGCAGTGGTTCCAAATCTAATAACAGCTATACCCCTATTATTAAGGCTTAG
- the LOC6495677 gene encoding uncharacterized protein LOC6495677, producing MKSVLRLATLLVILALACAYSSSSSSSSPKVCLLQDCNWSSTTNSCGKYGKSNLCTRFKNSCRMRYESCVSSTTYTSVSLSQCSGISVGARGICGGSSSSSSSSSSNVVPIIIRRG from the coding sequence atgaaAAGCGTTCTCCGTTTAGCGACACTCCTGGTTATCCTGGCCCTGGCCTGTGCCTATTCCTCCTCGTCCTCTAGCAGTTCCCCCAAGGTGTGTCTGCTCCAGGACTGCAACTGGAGCTCAACCACAAACAGTTGTGGCAAATACGGAAAATCGAATCTGTGCACCCGCTTCAAGAACAGTTGCAGGATGCGTTACGAGTCCTGTGTGAGCTCCACCACCTACACCTCAGTCAGCTTGTCCCAGTGCTCGGGCATCAGTGTGGGAGCACGTGGAATTTGCGGAGGATCCTCCTCTTCCTCGTCCTCATCATCCTCGAATGTGGTACCAATTATTATACGTCGCGGTTGA